The Terracoccus luteus genome includes a region encoding these proteins:
- a CDS encoding MMPL family transporter, whose product MATRLYRLGRLAYRRWPVFIAAWLIALVGIAGLSAAISKPMQDEFSIPGIPSEQAQTLQQELFPGAKSAYDGAGATVVVAAPEGHTLAEPEYSAKVDALVADLRDTPQLSQGAQLVNPVTAAAAQRKQVVDGAVAAGQPRDVAEANAAALSPLSPDERVGTITWNFAVDKPTDVQKATQDDVNAAIADARETGLTVEVNGSGMQSFELPGGSSELIGIAVAALVLVLTFGSLVAAGLPIVTALVGVGIGALGVTGATAFVNVGSTTPILATMLGLAVGIDYALFILSRYRAELQRTGDREEAVGLAVGRAGSAVVFAGLTVVIALAALSVVGIPLLTSMGIAAAATVLVAVLIALTLLPAVLGLLKSKAFAGRVRADRIVAGGSDEPVTSRRQLHDRENGGVRWAQRVGRHPIVFGLLGVVLLGSLTIPVKDLHLALPTDSTASTETSARRAADLLDGAFGPGRSAPILLVVDAREAGDKAAAGKAIGEVTAWAARQGDVRNAQVIALNEAGDGAQVLITPKSGGDDVATENLLADLRDGQAEQERATGTTLGVTGLTAIQTDVSERLSGALVPYLAIVVGLAFVLLMMVFRSVLVPLTATIGFLLSVLATLGLTVLVFQEGTFGLFEAAPIMSFMPILVIGIVFGLAMDYQVFLVTRMREAYVHGTSATQSVVEGFRFSARVVTAAAAIMISVFAAFVLQDQALIQSIGFALAAAVLFDAFVVRMTLIPAVMNLLGDKAWWLPGWLDRLLPNVDVEGESLTRHRTPGTPEGTTDGTAADPDTDPDTDPDSDPDSNPDSDPEADGVGGPAREPEPAGIR is encoded by the coding sequence TCCCGGGGGCCAAGAGTGCGTACGACGGGGCCGGTGCCACCGTCGTCGTCGCCGCCCCCGAGGGGCACACCCTGGCCGAGCCGGAGTACTCCGCCAAGGTCGACGCCCTCGTCGCCGACCTGCGCGACACCCCGCAGCTGTCGCAGGGCGCGCAGCTCGTCAACCCCGTCACCGCCGCGGCGGCCCAGCGCAAGCAGGTCGTCGACGGCGCGGTGGCCGCCGGTCAGCCGCGCGACGTCGCCGAGGCGAACGCGGCCGCGCTCTCGCCGCTCAGCCCCGACGAGCGGGTCGGGACCATCACGTGGAACTTCGCCGTCGACAAGCCCACCGACGTGCAGAAGGCGACCCAGGACGACGTCAACGCCGCCATCGCCGACGCCCGTGAGACCGGCCTGACCGTCGAGGTCAACGGCAGCGGCATGCAGTCGTTCGAGCTGCCGGGCGGGTCGAGCGAGCTCATCGGCATCGCCGTCGCCGCCCTCGTGCTCGTGCTCACCTTCGGCTCGCTCGTCGCGGCCGGCCTGCCCATCGTCACCGCCCTCGTCGGGGTCGGCATCGGGGCGCTCGGCGTGACCGGCGCCACCGCCTTCGTCAACGTCGGCAGCACGACCCCGATCCTCGCCACCATGCTCGGCCTCGCCGTCGGCATCGACTACGCGCTCTTCATCCTCTCGCGCTACCGCGCCGAGCTGCAGCGCACCGGCGACCGCGAGGAGGCCGTAGGCCTCGCCGTCGGTCGCGCCGGGTCGGCCGTCGTCTTCGCCGGCCTCACCGTCGTCATCGCCCTCGCCGCCCTGTCCGTCGTCGGCATCCCACTGCTCACCTCGATGGGCATCGCCGCCGCCGCGACCGTGCTCGTCGCCGTCCTCATCGCCCTGACGCTGCTCCCCGCCGTGCTCGGCCTGCTCAAGAGCAAGGCCTTCGCGGGCCGGGTGCGGGCCGACCGCATCGTCGCCGGCGGCTCCGACGAGCCGGTCACCTCGCGCCGCCAGCTGCACGACCGCGAGAACGGCGGCGTCCGCTGGGCCCAGCGCGTCGGGCGCCACCCGATCGTCTTCGGGCTGCTCGGCGTCGTCCTGCTCGGCTCGCTGACGATCCCGGTCAAGGACCTGCACCTCGCCCTGCCGACCGACTCGACCGCCTCGACCGAGACCTCGGCCCGCCGCGCGGCCGACCTGCTCGACGGCGCCTTCGGGCCGGGCCGCAGCGCCCCCATCCTGCTCGTCGTCGACGCCCGCGAGGCCGGCGACAAGGCTGCCGCCGGCAAGGCCATCGGCGAGGTCACCGCCTGGGCCGCCCGGCAGGGCGACGTCCGCAACGCCCAGGTCATCGCCCTCAACGAGGCCGGCGACGGCGCGCAGGTGCTCATCACGCCGAAGAGCGGCGGCGACGACGTCGCTACCGAGAACCTCCTCGCCGACCTGCGCGACGGCCAGGCGGAGCAGGAGCGGGCGACCGGCACGACCCTCGGGGTCACCGGCCTCACCGCCATCCAGACCGACGTGTCCGAACGGCTGTCGGGCGCGCTCGTGCCCTACCTCGCCATCGTCGTCGGGCTCGCGTTCGTGCTGCTCATGATGGTGTTCCGCTCGGTGCTCGTGCCGCTGACCGCGACGATCGGCTTCCTCCTGTCGGTGCTCGCGACCCTCGGCCTGACCGTGCTCGTCTTCCAGGAGGGCACCTTCGGCCTCTTCGAGGCGGCACCGATCATGAGCTTCATGCCGATCCTCGTCATCGGCATCGTCTTCGGACTGGCCATGGACTACCAGGTCTTCCTCGTCACCCGCATGCGCGAGGCCTACGTGCACGGCACGTCGGCGACGCAGTCGGTGGTCGAGGGCTTCCGGTTCAGCGCCCGGGTCGTCACCGCGGCCGCGGCCATCATGATCTCGGTGTTCGCCGCGTTCGTGCTGCAGGACCAGGCCCTCATCCAGTCGATCGGCTTCGCCCTCGCGGCGGCCGTCCTCTTCGACGCCTTCGTCGTGCGCATGACCCTCATCCCGGCCGTGATGAACCTGCTCGGCGACAAGGCGTGGTGGCTGCCGGGCTGGCTCGACCGCCTGCTGCCGAACGTCGACGTCGAGGGCGAGTCGCTGACCCGCCACCGGACGCCCGGCACGCCGGAGGGTACGACCGACGGCACCGCGGCAGACCCGGACACCGACCCGGACACCGACCCGGACTCCGACCCGGACTCCAACCCGGACTCCGACCCGGAGGCCGACGGCGTGGGTGGGCCGGCCCGCGAGCCCGAGCCGGCCGGCATCCGCTGA
- a CDS encoding DUF4118 domain-containing protein, with protein MQTSVTTGPLGGFDRWSDRRGVVRLAVVVVTLALAGVLGLLRDEVTSSTAALILVLPVVAAAAAGDRVTGVLTALAAAAGFDFFLTAPFYSFAIHGRDDVELAGVLVLVGLAVTEVALWGHRQQASARERDGYIEGVLGLADTAAHGGGPELVEGVEQAVTLALGVDRTSWRRGPGSSSLPTLHRDGRVRVDGRDVGVSRHGLPTDTVLVVPAGQGHLEVVAATRTVRPTRDQLRAVLLLADQLRTSTAERTPSRGR; from the coding sequence ATGCAGACGTCAGTGACGACAGGACCGCTCGGCGGGTTCGACCGGTGGAGCGACCGTCGCGGGGTGGTCCGCCTCGCGGTGGTCGTCGTCACCCTCGCCCTCGCCGGTGTGCTCGGGCTGCTGCGCGACGAGGTGACCTCGAGCACGGCTGCGCTCATCCTCGTGCTGCCGGTCGTGGCCGCGGCCGCCGCCGGCGACCGCGTCACCGGGGTGCTGACCGCGCTGGCCGCCGCGGCCGGGTTCGACTTCTTCCTCACCGCGCCCTTCTACAGCTTCGCCATCCACGGCCGTGACGACGTCGAGCTGGCCGGGGTGCTCGTGCTCGTCGGCCTCGCCGTCACCGAGGTCGCGCTCTGGGGACACCGGCAGCAGGCCAGCGCGCGCGAGCGCGACGGCTACATCGAGGGCGTCCTCGGTCTCGCCGACACCGCAGCGCACGGCGGCGGCCCCGAGCTCGTCGAGGGGGTCGAGCAGGCCGTCACCCTGGCGCTCGGGGTCGACCGGACGAGCTGGCGCCGCGGGCCGGGGTCGTCGAGCCTGCCGACCCTGCACCGCGACGGTCGGGTGCGGGTCGACGGCCGCGACGTCGGCGTCAGCCGGCACGGGCTGCCGACGGACACCGTGCTGGTCGTGCCCGCCGGCCAGGGCCACCTCGAGGTCGTCGCCGCCACCCGCACGGTGCGGCCCACCCGGGACCAGCTGCGGGCGGTGCTGCTGCTCGCCGACCAGCTGCGCACCAGCACCGCAGAGAGGACCCCGTCGAGAGGACGCTGA
- a CDS encoding ABC transporter permease: protein MTAVTTPRRTDTSEPRDFRPPGVPRQIGMMVWRSLKHIKRQPEMLTDVTIQPVMFVLLFAFVFGGSIAIPGVNYREWLLPGIMAQTMAFSAFIVAIGLNMDLDKGIIDRFRSLPISRGSVLVGRSVYSIIHSSIGIFVMSMTGLAIGWRVRGGFGNAVLAFALLVLFGFAMIWIGILVGSSMRSAEAVNGLMFTTIFPITFLANTFAPTEGMATWLRTIAEWNPISSLVQAMRELWGNAPPVPADAALPLQHPVLTTVIWSVAITAVVSPLAIRAFLRRTTD, encoded by the coding sequence ATGACCGCCGTCACGACCCCGCGACGCACCGACACGTCCGAGCCGCGCGACTTCCGGCCGCCCGGCGTCCCGCGCCAGATCGGCATGATGGTCTGGCGCAGCCTCAAGCACATCAAGCGCCAGCCCGAGATGCTCACCGACGTGACCATCCAGCCGGTCATGTTCGTCCTGCTCTTCGCGTTCGTCTTCGGCGGCTCCATCGCCATCCCCGGGGTCAACTACCGCGAGTGGCTGCTGCCGGGGATCATGGCGCAGACGATGGCCTTCTCGGCCTTCATCGTCGCCATCGGCCTCAACATGGACCTCGACAAGGGCATCATCGACCGGTTCCGGTCGCTGCCCATCAGCCGCGGCTCGGTGCTCGTCGGGCGCAGCGTCTACAGCATCATCCACTCGAGCATCGGCATCTTCGTCATGTCGATGACGGGCCTGGCCATCGGCTGGCGGGTGCGCGGCGGCTTCGGCAACGCCGTCCTCGCCTTCGCGCTGCTCGTGCTCTTCGGCTTCGCGATGATCTGGATCGGCATCCTCGTCGGCTCGTCGATGCGCTCAGCCGAGGCGGTCAACGGCCTGATGTTCACGACGATCTTCCCGATCACCTTCCTGGCCAACACCTTCGCGCCCACCGAGGGCATGGCCACGTGGCTGCGCACCATCGCCGAGTGGAACCCGATCAGCTCGCTCGTGCAGGCGATGCGTGAGCTGTGGGGCAACGCCCCGCCCGTGCCGGCCGACGCCGCCCTGCCGCTGCAGCACCCGGTGCTGACGACGGTCATCTGGTCGGTGGCCATCACGGCGGTCGTCTCGCCCCTCGCGATCCGCGCCTTCCTGCGCCGTACGACCGACTGA
- a CDS encoding ATP-binding cassette domain-containing protein, with the protein MTTTAAERDRRSRSSGPAIEAEHLVKRFGDMTAVDDVSFSVPQGSVLGLLGPNGAGKTTTVRMMTTLSRPTSGTARVAGHDVQREPDEVRRSMGLTGQAATVDELLTGRENLRLMGSLYGLSRQQVRRLSDELLERFSLTAAGDKVVKEYSGGMRRRLDLAVSLIAAPPVLFLDEPTTGLDPRSRVELWEVLRGLVRDGTTLLLTTQYLEEADQLADRIVVIDRGRIIAEGTPLQLKDQSGKAAIVLTVSHADQLEAARALLADHVTEVHVDEAARQLTAPAEGLSDMTRVAAVFERSQIELDDLGLQRPSLDDVFLNLTGHRAEDSPSGDPASHPTSHPTASATEEQR; encoded by the coding sequence ATGACCACCACCGCCGCCGAGCGCGACCGCCGCTCCCGATCCTCCGGCCCGGCCATCGAGGCCGAGCACCTCGTCAAGCGCTTCGGCGACATGACCGCCGTCGACGACGTCAGCTTCTCCGTCCCGCAGGGCTCGGTGCTCGGGCTGCTCGGGCCGAACGGCGCGGGCAAGACGACGACCGTGCGCATGATGACGACCCTGAGCCGCCCGACGAGCGGCACGGCCCGGGTCGCCGGGCACGACGTGCAGCGCGAGCCCGACGAGGTGAGACGCAGCATGGGCCTCACCGGGCAGGCCGCGACCGTCGACGAGCTGCTGACGGGGCGCGAGAACCTGCGCCTCATGGGGTCGCTCTACGGGCTGTCGCGCCAGCAGGTGCGCCGGCTCAGCGACGAGCTGCTCGAGCGCTTCTCGCTCACCGCCGCCGGCGACAAGGTCGTCAAGGAGTACAGCGGGGGCATGCGGCGCAGACTCGACCTCGCCGTCAGCCTCATCGCCGCCCCGCCCGTGCTCTTCCTCGACGAGCCGACGACGGGCCTGGACCCCCGCAGCCGCGTCGAGCTGTGGGAGGTGCTGCGCGGGCTCGTCCGTGACGGCACGACCCTGCTGCTGACGACGCAGTACCTCGAGGAGGCCGACCAGCTGGCCGACCGCATCGTCGTCATCGACCGGGGCCGCATCATCGCCGAGGGCACACCGCTGCAGCTGAAGGACCAGTCGGGCAAGGCCGCGATCGTGCTCACCGTCTCGCACGCCGACCAGCTCGAGGCGGCCCGGGCCCTGCTCGCCGACCACGTCACCGAGGTGCACGTCGACGAGGCGGCCCGGCAGCTCACCGCCCCCGCCGAGGGGCTGTCCGACATGACCCGCGTGGCCGCCGTCTTCGAGCGCAGCCAGATCGAGCTCGACGACCTCGGCCTGCAGCGACCGAGCCTCGACGACGTCTTCCTCAACCTCACCGGCCACCGCGCCGAGGACTCCCCCTCGGGCGACCCGGCCTCCCATCCGACCTCCCATCCGACCGCGTCCGCCACCGAGGAGCAGCGATGA
- a CDS encoding helix-turn-helix domain-containing protein gives MTTTRTRTRVTSGIPTTTTTATTTATPTRSPAVRPLLREVHGRLIRGLRTRQGRTLAEVAARAGVSLAYLSEVERGLKEPSSEVLEAVCVALGSSVTDLVGAAHRELLDLEQRSAAEPHVLDLTQRREQDTHRAFPVAPAPPASVSLRAA, from the coding sequence ATGACGACCACGAGGACGAGGACCCGGGTCACCTCGGGCATCCCCACGACCACCACAACGGCGACGACCACGGCGACTCCGACCCGGTCGCCCGCGGTACGCCCCCTGCTGCGCGAGGTCCACGGCCGGCTCATCCGCGGCCTGCGCACCCGTCAGGGCCGCACCCTCGCCGAGGTGGCGGCCCGGGCCGGCGTCTCGCTCGCCTACCTGTCGGAGGTCGAGCGGGGCCTCAAGGAACCCTCGTCCGAGGTGCTCGAGGCCGTGTGCGTCGCGCTCGGCTCGAGCGTCACCGACCTCGTCGGCGCCGCCCACCGCGAGCTGCTCGACCTCGAGCAGCGGTCGGCCGCGGAGCCGCACGTGCTCGACCTGACGCAGCGGCGCGAGCAGGACACCCACCGAGCGTTCCCCGTCGCGCCGGCCCCCCCGGCATCCGTCTCGCTGCGCGCGGCGTGA
- a CDS encoding DUF2207 family protein has product MQTPTPWFAPRRAMRALARPMAAAVLVAGAVTGVAGWADGWSRSNAVTAAGQSHRIETLEADYRLGRTADGAASLEATERLGVVFLDPPSGSDGRPSFERVLPTVVDGVRTPVTVQGVEDAEGRAVPFTVDEGETSVTVTVGLPDGVATASVDDTAAEPSTYVLRYRADDVLADSAGGGTLRWPVVDAAGVDEIDRVQAVVTVPDTLAPSVGEVTCTAEGGDDAACTTSTTTTGGDEVTTVAGDEVAAGESVEVSARTTAGAFTPGSADAGAVPETLAVLGVGGLSLVAAGGAVWLAATRRRRRLGDHVTIAGSVVPRGLSPALAGSLYGSPGRGVVGQLLQAAVDGDVVLRPGDEDVLVELVRWPDDLDPAADRALAVLVPRVPTGRPESLRGRLTLASDADLARVRDSAVRAKLVDRGDPERAGRWLGVAGGAAAVGLPLASHAAGVGFVPGTVALAATIVSVGAGWGVAHSWQRWSARGTETLGYLEGLKLYLAKPQLERIALLQKQTGPGHLVSAAEEAELYERLLPYAVVLGEEQTWLRMLGSTSGGGERRWLPDERLQQVLDAVNAADLVERLDGRLAPMEGRAAPVDRGADTGHRPTFSGVGGSGGLGGGTGGAGT; this is encoded by the coding sequence GTGCAGACACCCACCCCGTGGTTCGCGCCACGCCGGGCGATGCGGGCCCTGGCCCGACCGATGGCCGCGGCCGTGCTCGTCGCCGGGGCGGTCACGGGGGTGGCGGGCTGGGCCGACGGGTGGAGCCGCTCGAACGCCGTCACCGCCGCCGGGCAGAGCCACCGCATCGAGACGCTGGAGGCCGACTACCGCCTCGGGCGCACCGCCGACGGGGCCGCCTCGCTCGAGGCCACCGAGCGGCTCGGGGTCGTCTTCCTCGACCCGCCCTCGGGCTCGGACGGCCGCCCCTCCTTCGAGCGGGTCCTGCCCACCGTCGTCGACGGCGTCCGCACGCCCGTCACCGTGCAGGGCGTCGAGGATGCCGAGGGGCGGGCCGTGCCGTTCACCGTCGACGAGGGCGAGACCTCGGTCACCGTCACCGTCGGTCTGCCGGACGGCGTCGCGACGGCGTCCGTCGACGACACCGCGGCCGAGCCGAGCACGTACGTGCTGCGCTACCGGGCCGACGACGTCCTGGCGGACTCGGCCGGCGGCGGCACCCTGAGGTGGCCGGTCGTCGACGCCGCGGGCGTCGACGAGATCGACCGGGTGCAGGCCGTGGTGACCGTGCCCGACACGCTCGCACCGTCCGTGGGCGAGGTCACCTGCACGGCCGAGGGCGGTGACGACGCGGCCTGCACGACGAGCACGACGACCACCGGCGGCGACGAGGTGACGACCGTGGCGGGCGACGAGGTCGCGGCCGGTGAGTCGGTGGAGGTGTCGGCCCGCACGACGGCCGGCGCGTTCACGCCCGGCTCCGCCGACGCCGGCGCCGTCCCCGAGACCCTCGCCGTCCTCGGCGTCGGGGGGCTCTCGCTCGTCGCGGCCGGCGGCGCGGTCTGGCTCGCCGCCACCCGGCGCCGGCGCCGGCTCGGCGACCACGTCACGATCGCGGGGTCGGTGGTCCCCCGCGGCCTGTCCCCCGCCCTGGCCGGCAGCCTCTACGGCAGTCCCGGCCGCGGTGTCGTGGGTCAGCTGCTGCAGGCCGCCGTCGACGGTGACGTCGTGCTGCGCCCCGGCGACGAGGACGTCCTCGTCGAGCTCGTGCGCTGGCCCGACGACCTCGACCCGGCCGCCGACCGTGCCCTCGCGGTGCTCGTGCCGCGGGTGCCGACGGGCCGACCCGAGTCGCTGCGCGGCCGTCTCACCCTCGCCTCGGACGCCGACCTCGCCCGCGTGCGCGACAGCGCCGTGAGGGCGAAGCTCGTCGACCGCGGTGACCCCGAGCGCGCCGGCCGGTGGCTGGGCGTGGCCGGGGGTGCCGCCGCCGTGGGCCTGCCGCTCGCCTCGCACGCCGCCGGGGTCGGCTTCGTGCCCGGCACGGTCGCCCTCGCCGCCACCATCGTGTCGGTCGGCGCCGGGTGGGGGGTCGCGCACTCCTGGCAGCGCTGGTCGGCACGCGGCACCGAGACGCTGGGCTACCTCGAAGGCCTCAAGCTCTACCTCGCCAAGCCCCAGCTCGAGCGGATCGCCCTGCTGCAGAAGCAGACCGGGCCCGGCCACCTCGTGTCCGCGGCCGAGGAGGCCGAGCTCTACGAGAGGCTGCTGCCCTACGCCGTCGTCCTCGGCGAGGAGCAGACCTGGCTGCGCATGCTCGGCTCGACGTCCGGCGGCGGCGAGCGCCGATGGCTGCCCGACGAGCGACTGCAGCAGGTGCTCGACGCCGTGAACGCGGCCGACCTCGTCGAGCGGCTCGACGGGCGCCTCGCCCCGATGGAGGGGCGGGCGGCACCCGTCGACCGCGGTGCCGACACCGGGCACCGCCCGACCTTCAGCGGGGTCGGCGGCTCCGGTGGTCTGGGCGGTGGCACGGGGGGCGCCGGCACGTGA
- the aztD gene encoding zinc metallochaperone AztD has protein sequence MHRLIPTRRAGAATAALAVAGTLAACGAPAGGTAASPASGPTAAASTASTASPRVTTEAAGPASRLVVSHDGGVTVVDAVTLKPVGAFEADGFLRLSPAGDGRHVLVTDSAGWRVLDTGAFTEAHGDHGHSYTTEPQLTDLRFAADHPGHVVTHAGQTVLFADGTGEISVFDPERLGGSTLPSVARHRTPEAHHGVALLQPDGGLVHTVGGDESRSGVVLLDASGREVARTDECPGVHGEAAAATDVVTLGCEDGIVVLRDGAFRKVDSPDPYGRIGNQAGSETSPVVLGDYKTDRDADLERPTRVTLTDTVAGTLRVVDVEASYSFRSLERGPEGEALVLGTDGRLRVIDPETGAITHRIPVVAAWSEPTQWQQPRPTVRVVGDLAYVTEPATRRVVVVDLTANAVVRTGTLPVMPNEVVGVTG, from the coding sequence ATGCACCGCCTCATCCCGACCCGTCGGGCCGGAGCCGCGACCGCCGCCCTGGCCGTGGCGGGCACGCTCGCCGCCTGCGGCGCCCCGGCGGGCGGTACCGCGGCGTCGCCGGCCTCAGGCCCGACGGCGGCGGCGTCGACCGCGTCGACCGCGAGCCCGCGCGTCACCACGGAGGCGGCCGGGCCGGCATCCCGCCTCGTCGTCAGCCACGACGGTGGCGTCACGGTCGTCGACGCGGTGACGTTGAAGCCGGTGGGAGCCTTCGAGGCCGACGGCTTCCTGCGGCTCAGCCCCGCCGGCGACGGCCGGCACGTGCTCGTCACCGACAGCGCGGGATGGCGGGTGCTCGACACCGGCGCCTTCACCGAGGCCCACGGTGACCACGGCCACTCGTACACGACCGAGCCGCAGCTCACCGACCTGCGCTTCGCCGCCGACCACCCCGGCCACGTCGTGACGCACGCCGGCCAGACCGTGCTGTTCGCCGACGGCACGGGCGAGATCAGCGTCTTCGACCCGGAGCGGCTCGGAGGGTCGACGCTGCCGTCCGTCGCCCGGCACCGCACGCCGGAGGCGCACCACGGCGTGGCCCTGCTGCAGCCGGACGGCGGGCTCGTGCACACCGTCGGTGGCGACGAGTCCCGTTCCGGCGTGGTGCTGCTCGACGCGTCGGGTCGCGAGGTGGCCCGCACCGACGAGTGCCCCGGCGTGCACGGCGAGGCCGCCGCGGCGACTGACGTCGTGACCCTCGGCTGCGAGGACGGCATCGTCGTGCTGCGCGACGGCGCCTTCCGCAAGGTCGACAGCCCTGACCCGTACGGCCGCATCGGCAACCAGGCCGGCTCGGAGACCTCACCGGTCGTGCTGGGCGACTACAAGACCGACCGGGACGCCGACCTCGAGCGCCCGACGCGGGTCACGCTGACCGACACGGTCGCGGGCACGCTGCGCGTCGTCGACGTCGAGGCGAGCTACTCGTTCCGGAGCCTGGAGCGAGGGCCGGAGGGGGAGGCCCTCGTGCTCGGTACGGACGGTCGGCTGCGCGTCATCGACCCGGAGACCGGCGCCATCACCCACCGCATCCCGGTGGTCGCGGCCTGGAGCGAGCCGACGCAGTGGCAGCAGCCGCGGCCGACGGTGCGCGTCGTGGGCGACCTCGCCTACGTCACCGAGCCCGCGACGCGGCGGGTCGTCGTCGTCGACCTCACCGCCAACGCGGTGGTGCGCACGGGCACCCTGCCGGTCATGCCGAACGAGGTCGTCGGCGTCACCGGCTGA
- the idi gene encoding isopentenyl-diphosphate Delta-isomerase, with amino-acid sequence MTNAVSTDARTAGPGTDEVVVLLDPSGAAIGTQPKRDAHHSDTALHLGFSTYVFDADGRLLVTTRAHDKATFPGVLTNSFCGHPAPGESLEDAVARRGADELGLAPGDLQGVRLVLPDFAYRAEMDGVVENELCPVLVAWLRPGVAVVADPEETASVESVEWAGFSAAVLAGELQVSRWCREQVPLLVGLGDDPADWPEGDPALLPGAVRLT; translated from the coding sequence ATGACGAACGCCGTGTCGACCGACGCCCGCACCGCCGGCCCCGGCACGGACGAGGTCGTCGTCCTGCTCGACCCCTCCGGCGCCGCCATCGGCACGCAGCCGAAGCGCGACGCGCACCACAGCGACACCGCGCTGCACCTCGGCTTCTCGACCTACGTCTTCGACGCCGACGGCCGGCTGCTCGTGACGACCCGCGCCCACGACAAGGCCACCTTCCCGGGGGTGCTCACCAACTCCTTCTGCGGGCACCCCGCGCCGGGTGAGAGCCTCGAGGATGCCGTCGCCCGCCGGGGAGCGGACGAGCTCGGTCTCGCGCCCGGTGACCTCCAGGGCGTGCGGCTCGTGCTGCCCGACTTCGCCTACCGGGCGGAGATGGACGGAGTCGTCGAGAACGAGCTCTGCCCGGTGCTCGTCGCGTGGCTGCGACCCGGTGTGGCCGTGGTGGCCGACCCCGAGGAGACGGCGTCGGTCGAGAGCGTCGAGTGGGCCGGCTTCAGCGCCGCGGTGCTGGCGGGCGAGCTGCAGGTCTCGCGCTGGTGTCGCGAGCAGGTGCCGCTGCTCGTGGGCCTGGGCGACGACCCGGCCGACTGGCCCGAGGGCGACCCCGCTCTGCTGCCCGGGGCGGTGCGCTTGACGTGA
- a CDS encoding GAF and ANTAR domain-containing protein codes for MATDEKTWRRLADAVRAVSSQPDRGSTLQEIVDQAVTAVPGFAHAGITLRRADGTVDTPAATDALVRRADEAQYELQEGPCIDAVWVDDTYTIPDLRQETRWPRWAPVAADLGIRSVLSVRMATPETVVGGLNLYATEPCDRFDPDVVQQAHFYADAAGTALAVATRTEGLSSSLQTRHLIGMAQGILMQRYQLDTESAFAVLRRQSQDSNVKLRDVARQVVDGRADL; via the coding sequence ATGGCGACGGACGAGAAGACCTGGCGACGCCTCGCCGACGCGGTGCGGGCGGTCAGCTCGCAGCCCGACCGCGGCAGCACGTTGCAGGAGATCGTCGACCAGGCCGTGACGGCCGTACCGGGTTTCGCGCACGCCGGCATCACGCTGCGGCGGGCCGACGGCACGGTCGACACCCCCGCCGCGACGGACGCGCTCGTGCGGCGGGCGGACGAGGCGCAGTACGAGCTGCAGGAGGGACCGTGCATCGACGCCGTCTGGGTCGACGACACGTACACGATCCCCGACCTGCGCCAGGAGACGCGCTGGCCACGCTGGGCGCCGGTGGCGGCGGACCTCGGCATCCGCAGCGTTCTCAGCGTGCGCATGGCGACGCCGGAGACCGTCGTCGGCGGGCTCAACCTCTACGCGACCGAGCCGTGTGACCGCTTCGACCCCGACGTCGTGCAGCAGGCGCACTTCTACGCCGACGCGGCCGGGACGGCCCTCGCCGTGGCCACGCGCACCGAGGGCCTCAGCTCGTCGCTGCAGACCCGGCACCTCATCGGCATGGCGCAGGGGATCCTCATGCAGCGCTACCAGCTCGACACCGAGAGCGCCTTCGCCGTGCTGCGTCGCCAGTCGCAGGACAGCAACGTCAAGCTGCGCGACGTCGCGCGACAGGTCGTCGACGGCCGCGCCGACCTCTGA